From a single Athene noctua chromosome 2, bAthNoc1.hap1.1, whole genome shotgun sequence genomic region:
- the MLH1 gene encoding DNA mismatch repair protein Mlh1 isoform X5 — protein MAGVIRRLDEAVVNRIAAGEVIQRPANAIKEMIENCLDAKSTSIQVVVKEGGLKLIQVQDNGCGIRKEDLDIVCERFTTSKLQKFEDLASISTYGFRGEALASISHVAHVTVTTKTADAKCAYRAAYSDGKIKAPPKPCAGNQGTQITVEDLFYNVNTRRKALKNPNEEYAKILEVVSRYAIHNSGISFSAKKQGDTVSDVRTLSNASTVDNIRSIFGNAVSRELIEVGCEDASLAFKMKGYITNANYSVKKCIFLLFINHRLVESAALRKAIETVYAAYLPKSTHPFLYLSLEIAPQNVDVNVHPTKHEVHFLHEDSILERVQQHVENKLLGSNSSRMYFTQTLLPGADCSSSEVVKSAASSSAVTRGSGDKVYAHQMVRTDAREQKLDAFLQPVNNPLSTGPPEATTEVTAGPPEGAARLQDAEMEDVSDQVEMADVQGDTVVPGGLSESRRLSPETVPPRKRPREDVDIEMEKDDSRKDMTAACTPRRRIINLTSVLTLQEEISNQTHANLQEMLRDHSFVGCVSPQWALAQYQTKLYLLNTTKLSQELFYQILIYDFANFGVLRLSEPAPLYELSMLALEDPESGWTEEDGPKEGLAEYIVEFLKKKTEMLKDYFSLEIDENEEPDSSSTTWKWTVEHVLYKAFRTHLLPPKHFTEDGNILQLANLPDLYKVFERC, from the exons TTTGGATGCTAAATCTACAAGTATCCAGGTAGTAGTTAAAGAAGGTGGTCTGAAGCTCATCCAGGTCCAAGATAATGGCTGTGGTATCAGA AAAGAAGATCTGGACATTGTATGTGAGAGATTTACGACGAGTAAACTTCAAAAATTTGAGGATTTGGCTAGTATTTCTACATACGGTTTTAGGGGTGAG GCATTGGCCAGCATCAGTCATGTTGCCCATGTGACGGTAACAACTAAAACAGCCGATGCAAAGTGTGCATACAG AGCTGCTTACAGTGATGGAAAAATTAAAGCCCCTCCGAAACCCTGTGCTGGAAACCAAGGAACTCAGATCACA GTTGAAGATCTATTTTACAATGTAAATACAAGgaggaaagctttaaaaaatccaaatgaaGAATACGCAAAAATACTAGAAGTTGTTAGCAG GTATGCCATCCATAACTCGGGCATCAGCTTTTCAGCTAAAAAG CAAGGTGATACTGTGTCAGATGTTAGAACATTATCAAACGCCTCAACAGTGGACAACATCAGGTCCATCTTTGGAAACGCTGTTAGCAG GGAACTGATAGAAGTGGGCTGTGAAGATGCAAGTCTGGCCTTTAAAATGAAAGGCTACATCACGAATGCAAACTACTCTGTgaagaaatgcatatttttaCTCTTCATAAACC aTCGATTGGTAGAGTCAGCCGCTTTGCGGAAAGCCATAGAAACGGTTTATGCTGCTTATTTGCCAAAAAGTACGCATCCTTTCCTATACTTAAG ccTGGAAATAGCCCCTCAGAACGTAGATGTGAACGTGCACCCTACAAAACACGAGGTCCACTTCCTTCATGAGGACAGTATTCTGGAGCGTGTGCAACAGCATGTAGAGAACAAGTTACTGGGCTCTAATTCTTCAAGGATGTACTTCACTCAG ACATTGCTTCCAGGGGCCGACTGTTCTTCCAGTGAGGTGGTAAAATCAGCAGCGAGCTCTTCTGCAGTTACCAGAGGAAGCGGTGATAAGGTTTATGCACATCAGATGGTCCGTACTGATGCCCGAGAGCAGAAATTGGATGCTTTTCTCCAGCCGGTGAACAACCCCCTAAGTACAGGCCCCCCTGAAGCAACAACAGAGGTTACTGCAGGACCTCCGGAGGGTGcggccaggctgcaggatgctGAAATGGAAGATGTCAGTGATCAGGTTGAAATGGCAGATGTTCAGGGGGACACGGTGGTGCCTGGGGGGCTGAGCGAGAGTAGACGCTTGTCTCCTGAGACAGTGCCTCCTCG AAAGAGACCACGGGAAGATGTGGACATAGAAATGGAGAAAGATGACAGCAGGAAGGACAtgactgctgcctgcacccctaGAAGAAGAATCATCAATTTGACCAGTGTATTGACTCTGCAGGAGGAAATTAGTAACCAGACACATGCAA ATCTTCAGGAGATGCTACGTGATCACTCATTTGTTGGCTGTGTCAGTCCTCAGTGGGCTCTCGCCCAGTATCAGACAAAACTGTATCTTCTCAATACCACAAAACTCAG CCAAGAACTCTTCTACCAGATACTTATTTATGACTTTGCAAACTTTGGAGTCTTAAGGTTGTCA GAGCCAGCTCCTTTGTATGAGCTTTCAATGCTTGCTTTAGAGGATCCTGAAAGTGGCTGGACAGAAGAAGATGGACCAAAAGAGGGGCTTGCCGAGTATATTGTGGAGTTTCTGAAAAAGAAGACTGAAATgttgaaagattatttttctcttgaaattgaTGAG aatgaAGAGCCTGACTCCAGTTCAACCACATGGAAATGGACAGTGGAACATGTACTTTACAAAGCTTTTAGGACTCATCTTTTACCTCCTAAACACTTCACAGAGGATGGCAACATTTTGCAGCTTGCTAACCTCCCTGACCTCTACAAAGTTTTTGAGAGATGTTGA
- the MLH1 gene encoding DNA mismatch repair protein Mlh1 isoform X2: MAGVIRRLDEAVVNRIAAGEVIQRPANAIKEMIENCLDAKSTSIQVVVKEGGLKLIQVQDNGCGIRKEDLDIVCERFTTSKLQKFEDLASISTYGFRGEALASISHVAHVTVTTKTADAKCAYRAAYSDGKIKAPPKPCAGNQGTQITVEDLFYNVNTRRKALKNPNEEYAKILEVVSRYAIHNSGISFSAKKQGDTVSDVRTLSNASTVDNIRSIFGNAVSRELIEVGCEDASLAFKMKGYITNANYSVKKCIFLLFINHRLVESAALRKAIETVYAAYLPKSTHPFLYLSLEIAPQNVDVNVHPTKHEVHFLHEDSILERVQQHVENKLLGSNSSRMYFTQTLLPGADCSSSEVVKSAASSSAVTRGSGDKVYAHQMVRTDAREQKLDAFLQPVNNPLSTGPPEATTEVTAGPPEGAARLQDAEMEDVSDQVEMADVQGDTVVPGGLSESRRLSPETVPPRKRPREDVDIEMEKDDSRKDMTAACTPRRRIINLTSVLTLQEEISNQTHANLQEMLRDHSFVGCVSPQWALAQYQTKLYLLNTTKLSQELFYQILIYDFANFGVLRLSEPAPLYELSMLALEDPESGWTEEDGPKEGLAEYIVEFLKKKTEMLKDYFSLEIDEVNWDEEKECFETLSKELAMFYSIRKQYILDEANLTTSQNEEPDSSSTTWKWTVEHVLYKAFRTHLLPPKHFTEDGNILQLANLPDLYKVFERC, encoded by the exons TTTGGATGCTAAATCTACAAGTATCCAGGTAGTAGTTAAAGAAGGTGGTCTGAAGCTCATCCAGGTCCAAGATAATGGCTGTGGTATCAGA AAAGAAGATCTGGACATTGTATGTGAGAGATTTACGACGAGTAAACTTCAAAAATTTGAGGATTTGGCTAGTATTTCTACATACGGTTTTAGGGGTGAG GCATTGGCCAGCATCAGTCATGTTGCCCATGTGACGGTAACAACTAAAACAGCCGATGCAAAGTGTGCATACAG AGCTGCTTACAGTGATGGAAAAATTAAAGCCCCTCCGAAACCCTGTGCTGGAAACCAAGGAACTCAGATCACA GTTGAAGATCTATTTTACAATGTAAATACAAGgaggaaagctttaaaaaatccaaatgaaGAATACGCAAAAATACTAGAAGTTGTTAGCAG GTATGCCATCCATAACTCGGGCATCAGCTTTTCAGCTAAAAAG CAAGGTGATACTGTGTCAGATGTTAGAACATTATCAAACGCCTCAACAGTGGACAACATCAGGTCCATCTTTGGAAACGCTGTTAGCAG GGAACTGATAGAAGTGGGCTGTGAAGATGCAAGTCTGGCCTTTAAAATGAAAGGCTACATCACGAATGCAAACTACTCTGTgaagaaatgcatatttttaCTCTTCATAAACC aTCGATTGGTAGAGTCAGCCGCTTTGCGGAAAGCCATAGAAACGGTTTATGCTGCTTATTTGCCAAAAAGTACGCATCCTTTCCTATACTTAAG ccTGGAAATAGCCCCTCAGAACGTAGATGTGAACGTGCACCCTACAAAACACGAGGTCCACTTCCTTCATGAGGACAGTATTCTGGAGCGTGTGCAACAGCATGTAGAGAACAAGTTACTGGGCTCTAATTCTTCAAGGATGTACTTCACTCAG ACATTGCTTCCAGGGGCCGACTGTTCTTCCAGTGAGGTGGTAAAATCAGCAGCGAGCTCTTCTGCAGTTACCAGAGGAAGCGGTGATAAGGTTTATGCACATCAGATGGTCCGTACTGATGCCCGAGAGCAGAAATTGGATGCTTTTCTCCAGCCGGTGAACAACCCCCTAAGTACAGGCCCCCCTGAAGCAACAACAGAGGTTACTGCAGGACCTCCGGAGGGTGcggccaggctgcaggatgctGAAATGGAAGATGTCAGTGATCAGGTTGAAATGGCAGATGTTCAGGGGGACACGGTGGTGCCTGGGGGGCTGAGCGAGAGTAGACGCTTGTCTCCTGAGACAGTGCCTCCTCG AAAGAGACCACGGGAAGATGTGGACATAGAAATGGAGAAAGATGACAGCAGGAAGGACAtgactgctgcctgcacccctaGAAGAAGAATCATCAATTTGACCAGTGTATTGACTCTGCAGGAGGAAATTAGTAACCAGACACATGCAA ATCTTCAGGAGATGCTACGTGATCACTCATTTGTTGGCTGTGTCAGTCCTCAGTGGGCTCTCGCCCAGTATCAGACAAAACTGTATCTTCTCAATACCACAAAACTCAG CCAAGAACTCTTCTACCAGATACTTATTTATGACTTTGCAAACTTTGGAGTCTTAAGGTTGTCA GAGCCAGCTCCTTTGTATGAGCTTTCAATGCTTGCTTTAGAGGATCCTGAAAGTGGCTGGACAGAAGAAGATGGACCAAAAGAGGGGCTTGCCGAGTATATTGTGGAGTTTCTGAAAAAGAAGACTGAAATgttgaaagattatttttctcttgaaattgaTGAG GTAAACTGGGATGAAGAGAAGGAGTGTTTTGAAACCCTAAGTAAAGAATTAGCTATGTTCTACTCCATTAGAAAGCAATATATACTAGATGAAGCCAACCTGACAACCTCTCAG aatgaAGAGCCTGACTCCAGTTCAACCACATGGAAATGGACAGTGGAACATGTACTTTACAAAGCTTTTAGGACTCATCTTTTACCTCCTAAACACTTCACAGAGGATGGCAACATTTTGCAGCTTGCTAACCTCCCTGACCTCTACAAAGTTTTTGAGAGATGTTGA
- the MLH1 gene encoding DNA mismatch repair protein Mlh1 isoform X4: protein MAGVIRRLDEAVVNRIAAGEVIQRPANAIKEMIENCLDAKSTSIQVVVKEGGLKLIQVQDNGCGIRKEDLDIVCERFTTSKLQKFEDLASISTYGFRGEALASISHVAHVTVTTKTADAKCAYRAAYSDGKIKAPPKPCAGNQGTQITVEDLFYNVNTRRKALKNPNEEYAKILEVVSRYAIHNSGISFSAKKQGDTVSDVRTLSNASTVDNIRSIFGNAVSRELIEVGCEDASLAFKMKGYITNANYSVKKCIFLLFINHRLVESAALRKAIETVYAAYLPKSTHPFLYLSLEIAPQNVDVNVHPTKHEVHFLHEDSILERVQQHVENKLLGSNSSRMYFTQTLLPGADCSSSEVVKSAASSSAVTRGSGDKVYAHQMVRTDAREQKLDAFLQPVNNPLSTGPPEATTEVTAGPPEGAARLQDAEMEDVSDQVEMADVQGDTVVPGGLSESRRLSPETVPPRKRPREDVDIEMEKDDSRKDMTAACTPRRRIINLTSVLTLQEEISNQTHANLQEMLRDHSFVGCVSPQWALAQYQTKLYLLNTTKLSQELFYQILIYDFANFGVLRLSEGNLIGLPLLIDNYVPPLEGLPMFILRLATEVNWDEEKECFETLSKELAMFYSIRKQYILDEANLTTSQNEEPDSSSTTWKWTVEHVLYKAFRTHLLPPKHFTEDGNILQLANLPDLYKVFERC from the exons TTTGGATGCTAAATCTACAAGTATCCAGGTAGTAGTTAAAGAAGGTGGTCTGAAGCTCATCCAGGTCCAAGATAATGGCTGTGGTATCAGA AAAGAAGATCTGGACATTGTATGTGAGAGATTTACGACGAGTAAACTTCAAAAATTTGAGGATTTGGCTAGTATTTCTACATACGGTTTTAGGGGTGAG GCATTGGCCAGCATCAGTCATGTTGCCCATGTGACGGTAACAACTAAAACAGCCGATGCAAAGTGTGCATACAG AGCTGCTTACAGTGATGGAAAAATTAAAGCCCCTCCGAAACCCTGTGCTGGAAACCAAGGAACTCAGATCACA GTTGAAGATCTATTTTACAATGTAAATACAAGgaggaaagctttaaaaaatccaaatgaaGAATACGCAAAAATACTAGAAGTTGTTAGCAG GTATGCCATCCATAACTCGGGCATCAGCTTTTCAGCTAAAAAG CAAGGTGATACTGTGTCAGATGTTAGAACATTATCAAACGCCTCAACAGTGGACAACATCAGGTCCATCTTTGGAAACGCTGTTAGCAG GGAACTGATAGAAGTGGGCTGTGAAGATGCAAGTCTGGCCTTTAAAATGAAAGGCTACATCACGAATGCAAACTACTCTGTgaagaaatgcatatttttaCTCTTCATAAACC aTCGATTGGTAGAGTCAGCCGCTTTGCGGAAAGCCATAGAAACGGTTTATGCTGCTTATTTGCCAAAAAGTACGCATCCTTTCCTATACTTAAG ccTGGAAATAGCCCCTCAGAACGTAGATGTGAACGTGCACCCTACAAAACACGAGGTCCACTTCCTTCATGAGGACAGTATTCTGGAGCGTGTGCAACAGCATGTAGAGAACAAGTTACTGGGCTCTAATTCTTCAAGGATGTACTTCACTCAG ACATTGCTTCCAGGGGCCGACTGTTCTTCCAGTGAGGTGGTAAAATCAGCAGCGAGCTCTTCTGCAGTTACCAGAGGAAGCGGTGATAAGGTTTATGCACATCAGATGGTCCGTACTGATGCCCGAGAGCAGAAATTGGATGCTTTTCTCCAGCCGGTGAACAACCCCCTAAGTACAGGCCCCCCTGAAGCAACAACAGAGGTTACTGCAGGACCTCCGGAGGGTGcggccaggctgcaggatgctGAAATGGAAGATGTCAGTGATCAGGTTGAAATGGCAGATGTTCAGGGGGACACGGTGGTGCCTGGGGGGCTGAGCGAGAGTAGACGCTTGTCTCCTGAGACAGTGCCTCCTCG AAAGAGACCACGGGAAGATGTGGACATAGAAATGGAGAAAGATGACAGCAGGAAGGACAtgactgctgcctgcacccctaGAAGAAGAATCATCAATTTGACCAGTGTATTGACTCTGCAGGAGGAAATTAGTAACCAGACACATGCAA ATCTTCAGGAGATGCTACGTGATCACTCATTTGTTGGCTGTGTCAGTCCTCAGTGGGCTCTCGCCCAGTATCAGACAAAACTGTATCTTCTCAATACCACAAAACTCAG CCAAGAACTCTTCTACCAGATACTTATTTATGACTTTGCAAACTTTGGAGTCTTAAGGTTGTCA GAAGGAAACCTGATTGGGTTACCACTTCTGATAGACAACTATGTTCCGCCACTGGAAGGACTACCCATGTTCATCCTTCGCTTGGCCACAGAG GTAAACTGGGATGAAGAGAAGGAGTGTTTTGAAACCCTAAGTAAAGAATTAGCTATGTTCTACTCCATTAGAAAGCAATATATACTAGATGAAGCCAACCTGACAACCTCTCAG aatgaAGAGCCTGACTCCAGTTCAACCACATGGAAATGGACAGTGGAACATGTACTTTACAAAGCTTTTAGGACTCATCTTTTACCTCCTAAACACTTCACAGAGGATGGCAACATTTTGCAGCTTGCTAACCTCCCTGACCTCTACAAAGTTTTTGAGAGATGTTGA
- the MLH1 gene encoding DNA mismatch repair protein Mlh1 isoform X3, with protein MAGVIRRLDEAVVNRIAAGEVIQRPANAIKEMIENCLDAKSTSIQVVVKEGGLKLIQVQDNGCGIRALASISHVAHVTVTTKTADAKCAYRAAYSDGKIKAPPKPCAGNQGTQITVEDLFYNVNTRRKALKNPNEEYAKILEVVSRYAIHNSGISFSAKKQGDTVSDVRTLSNASTVDNIRSIFGNAVSRELIEVGCEDASLAFKMKGYITNANYSVKKCIFLLFINHRLVESAALRKAIETVYAAYLPKSTHPFLYLSLEIAPQNVDVNVHPTKHEVHFLHEDSILERVQQHVENKLLGSNSSRMYFTQTLLPGADCSSSEVVKSAASSSAVTRGSGDKVYAHQMVRTDAREQKLDAFLQPVNNPLSTGPPEATTEVTAGPPEGAARLQDAEMEDVSDQVEMADVQGDTVVPGGLSESRRLSPETVPPRKRPREDVDIEMEKDDSRKDMTAACTPRRRIINLTSVLTLQEEISNQTHANLQEMLRDHSFVGCVSPQWALAQYQTKLYLLNTTKLSQELFYQILIYDFANFGVLRLSEPAPLYELSMLALEDPESGWTEEDGPKEGLAEYIVEFLKKKTEMLKDYFSLEIDEEGNLIGLPLLIDNYVPPLEGLPMFILRLATEVNWDEEKECFETLSKELAMFYSIRKQYILDEANLTTSQNEEPDSSSTTWKWTVEHVLYKAFRTHLLPPKHFTEDGNILQLANLPDLYKVFERC; from the exons TTTGGATGCTAAATCTACAAGTATCCAGGTAGTAGTTAAAGAAGGTGGTCTGAAGCTCATCCAGGTCCAAGATAATGGCTGTGGTATCAGA GCATTGGCCAGCATCAGTCATGTTGCCCATGTGACGGTAACAACTAAAACAGCCGATGCAAAGTGTGCATACAG AGCTGCTTACAGTGATGGAAAAATTAAAGCCCCTCCGAAACCCTGTGCTGGAAACCAAGGAACTCAGATCACA GTTGAAGATCTATTTTACAATGTAAATACAAGgaggaaagctttaaaaaatccaaatgaaGAATACGCAAAAATACTAGAAGTTGTTAGCAG GTATGCCATCCATAACTCGGGCATCAGCTTTTCAGCTAAAAAG CAAGGTGATACTGTGTCAGATGTTAGAACATTATCAAACGCCTCAACAGTGGACAACATCAGGTCCATCTTTGGAAACGCTGTTAGCAG GGAACTGATAGAAGTGGGCTGTGAAGATGCAAGTCTGGCCTTTAAAATGAAAGGCTACATCACGAATGCAAACTACTCTGTgaagaaatgcatatttttaCTCTTCATAAACC aTCGATTGGTAGAGTCAGCCGCTTTGCGGAAAGCCATAGAAACGGTTTATGCTGCTTATTTGCCAAAAAGTACGCATCCTTTCCTATACTTAAG ccTGGAAATAGCCCCTCAGAACGTAGATGTGAACGTGCACCCTACAAAACACGAGGTCCACTTCCTTCATGAGGACAGTATTCTGGAGCGTGTGCAACAGCATGTAGAGAACAAGTTACTGGGCTCTAATTCTTCAAGGATGTACTTCACTCAG ACATTGCTTCCAGGGGCCGACTGTTCTTCCAGTGAGGTGGTAAAATCAGCAGCGAGCTCTTCTGCAGTTACCAGAGGAAGCGGTGATAAGGTTTATGCACATCAGATGGTCCGTACTGATGCCCGAGAGCAGAAATTGGATGCTTTTCTCCAGCCGGTGAACAACCCCCTAAGTACAGGCCCCCCTGAAGCAACAACAGAGGTTACTGCAGGACCTCCGGAGGGTGcggccaggctgcaggatgctGAAATGGAAGATGTCAGTGATCAGGTTGAAATGGCAGATGTTCAGGGGGACACGGTGGTGCCTGGGGGGCTGAGCGAGAGTAGACGCTTGTCTCCTGAGACAGTGCCTCCTCG AAAGAGACCACGGGAAGATGTGGACATAGAAATGGAGAAAGATGACAGCAGGAAGGACAtgactgctgcctgcacccctaGAAGAAGAATCATCAATTTGACCAGTGTATTGACTCTGCAGGAGGAAATTAGTAACCAGACACATGCAA ATCTTCAGGAGATGCTACGTGATCACTCATTTGTTGGCTGTGTCAGTCCTCAGTGGGCTCTCGCCCAGTATCAGACAAAACTGTATCTTCTCAATACCACAAAACTCAG CCAAGAACTCTTCTACCAGATACTTATTTATGACTTTGCAAACTTTGGAGTCTTAAGGTTGTCA GAGCCAGCTCCTTTGTATGAGCTTTCAATGCTTGCTTTAGAGGATCCTGAAAGTGGCTGGACAGAAGAAGATGGACCAAAAGAGGGGCTTGCCGAGTATATTGTGGAGTTTCTGAAAAAGAAGACTGAAATgttgaaagattatttttctcttgaaattgaTGAG GAAGGAAACCTGATTGGGTTACCACTTCTGATAGACAACTATGTTCCGCCACTGGAAGGACTACCCATGTTCATCCTTCGCTTGGCCACAGAG GTAAACTGGGATGAAGAGAAGGAGTGTTTTGAAACCCTAAGTAAAGAATTAGCTATGTTCTACTCCATTAGAAAGCAATATATACTAGATGAAGCCAACCTGACAACCTCTCAG aatgaAGAGCCTGACTCCAGTTCAACCACATGGAAATGGACAGTGGAACATGTACTTTACAAAGCTTTTAGGACTCATCTTTTACCTCCTAAACACTTCACAGAGGATGGCAACATTTTGCAGCTTGCTAACCTCCCTGACCTCTACAAAGTTTTTGAGAGATGTTGA
- the MLH1 gene encoding DNA mismatch repair protein Mlh1 isoform X1: MAGVIRRLDEAVVNRIAAGEVIQRPANAIKEMIENCLDAKSTSIQVVVKEGGLKLIQVQDNGCGIRKEDLDIVCERFTTSKLQKFEDLASISTYGFRGEALASISHVAHVTVTTKTADAKCAYRAAYSDGKIKAPPKPCAGNQGTQITVEDLFYNVNTRRKALKNPNEEYAKILEVVSRYAIHNSGISFSAKKQGDTVSDVRTLSNASTVDNIRSIFGNAVSRELIEVGCEDASLAFKMKGYITNANYSVKKCIFLLFINHRLVESAALRKAIETVYAAYLPKSTHPFLYLSLEIAPQNVDVNVHPTKHEVHFLHEDSILERVQQHVENKLLGSNSSRMYFTQTLLPGADCSSSEVVKSAASSSAVTRGSGDKVYAHQMVRTDAREQKLDAFLQPVNNPLSTGPPEATTEVTAGPPEGAARLQDAEMEDVSDQVEMADVQGDTVVPGGLSESRRLSPETVPPRKRPREDVDIEMEKDDSRKDMTAACTPRRRIINLTSVLTLQEEISNQTHANLQEMLRDHSFVGCVSPQWALAQYQTKLYLLNTTKLSQELFYQILIYDFANFGVLRLSEPAPLYELSMLALEDPESGWTEEDGPKEGLAEYIVEFLKKKTEMLKDYFSLEIDEEGNLIGLPLLIDNYVPPLEGLPMFILRLATEVNWDEEKECFETLSKELAMFYSIRKQYILDEANLTTSQNEEPDSSSTTWKWTVEHVLYKAFRTHLLPPKHFTEDGNILQLANLPDLYKVFERC; encoded by the exons TTTGGATGCTAAATCTACAAGTATCCAGGTAGTAGTTAAAGAAGGTGGTCTGAAGCTCATCCAGGTCCAAGATAATGGCTGTGGTATCAGA AAAGAAGATCTGGACATTGTATGTGAGAGATTTACGACGAGTAAACTTCAAAAATTTGAGGATTTGGCTAGTATTTCTACATACGGTTTTAGGGGTGAG GCATTGGCCAGCATCAGTCATGTTGCCCATGTGACGGTAACAACTAAAACAGCCGATGCAAAGTGTGCATACAG AGCTGCTTACAGTGATGGAAAAATTAAAGCCCCTCCGAAACCCTGTGCTGGAAACCAAGGAACTCAGATCACA GTTGAAGATCTATTTTACAATGTAAATACAAGgaggaaagctttaaaaaatccaaatgaaGAATACGCAAAAATACTAGAAGTTGTTAGCAG GTATGCCATCCATAACTCGGGCATCAGCTTTTCAGCTAAAAAG CAAGGTGATACTGTGTCAGATGTTAGAACATTATCAAACGCCTCAACAGTGGACAACATCAGGTCCATCTTTGGAAACGCTGTTAGCAG GGAACTGATAGAAGTGGGCTGTGAAGATGCAAGTCTGGCCTTTAAAATGAAAGGCTACATCACGAATGCAAACTACTCTGTgaagaaatgcatatttttaCTCTTCATAAACC aTCGATTGGTAGAGTCAGCCGCTTTGCGGAAAGCCATAGAAACGGTTTATGCTGCTTATTTGCCAAAAAGTACGCATCCTTTCCTATACTTAAG ccTGGAAATAGCCCCTCAGAACGTAGATGTGAACGTGCACCCTACAAAACACGAGGTCCACTTCCTTCATGAGGACAGTATTCTGGAGCGTGTGCAACAGCATGTAGAGAACAAGTTACTGGGCTCTAATTCTTCAAGGATGTACTTCACTCAG ACATTGCTTCCAGGGGCCGACTGTTCTTCCAGTGAGGTGGTAAAATCAGCAGCGAGCTCTTCTGCAGTTACCAGAGGAAGCGGTGATAAGGTTTATGCACATCAGATGGTCCGTACTGATGCCCGAGAGCAGAAATTGGATGCTTTTCTCCAGCCGGTGAACAACCCCCTAAGTACAGGCCCCCCTGAAGCAACAACAGAGGTTACTGCAGGACCTCCGGAGGGTGcggccaggctgcaggatgctGAAATGGAAGATGTCAGTGATCAGGTTGAAATGGCAGATGTTCAGGGGGACACGGTGGTGCCTGGGGGGCTGAGCGAGAGTAGACGCTTGTCTCCTGAGACAGTGCCTCCTCG AAAGAGACCACGGGAAGATGTGGACATAGAAATGGAGAAAGATGACAGCAGGAAGGACAtgactgctgcctgcacccctaGAAGAAGAATCATCAATTTGACCAGTGTATTGACTCTGCAGGAGGAAATTAGTAACCAGACACATGCAA ATCTTCAGGAGATGCTACGTGATCACTCATTTGTTGGCTGTGTCAGTCCTCAGTGGGCTCTCGCCCAGTATCAGACAAAACTGTATCTTCTCAATACCACAAAACTCAG CCAAGAACTCTTCTACCAGATACTTATTTATGACTTTGCAAACTTTGGAGTCTTAAGGTTGTCA GAGCCAGCTCCTTTGTATGAGCTTTCAATGCTTGCTTTAGAGGATCCTGAAAGTGGCTGGACAGAAGAAGATGGACCAAAAGAGGGGCTTGCCGAGTATATTGTGGAGTTTCTGAAAAAGAAGACTGAAATgttgaaagattatttttctcttgaaattgaTGAG GAAGGAAACCTGATTGGGTTACCACTTCTGATAGACAACTATGTTCCGCCACTGGAAGGACTACCCATGTTCATCCTTCGCTTGGCCACAGAG GTAAACTGGGATGAAGAGAAGGAGTGTTTTGAAACCCTAAGTAAAGAATTAGCTATGTTCTACTCCATTAGAAAGCAATATATACTAGATGAAGCCAACCTGACAACCTCTCAG aatgaAGAGCCTGACTCCAGTTCAACCACATGGAAATGGACAGTGGAACATGTACTTTACAAAGCTTTTAGGACTCATCTTTTACCTCCTAAACACTTCACAGAGGATGGCAACATTTTGCAGCTTGCTAACCTCCCTGACCTCTACAAAGTTTTTGAGAGATGTTGA